One window of Neptuniibacter halophilus genomic DNA carries:
- the csrA gene encoding carbon storage regulator CsrA — protein MLILTRRVGETLMVGDDVTVTVLGVKGNQVRIGVNAPKDVSVHREEIYQRIQREKAEEGNQE, from the coding sequence ATGTTGATTCTAACTCGCCGTGTTGGTGAAACTCTAATGGTTGGTGATGACGTTACTGTCACTGTTCTCGGTGTTAAAGGCAATCAGGTACGTATTGGTGTAAATGCGCCTAAAGATGTATCTGTTCACAGGGAAGAGATCTATCAGCGGATTCAGCGTGAAAAAGCTGAAGAAGGGAATCAGGAATAA
- the thiI gene encoding tRNA uracil 4-sulfurtransferase ThiI, producing MKFSIRLFPEITIKSRPVRKRLIQRLQSNLQNMLRRIDEEIKVRGQWDKLDVECGKADESKREDVIDLLSRTPGIHSFIEVTDYPLGDFHDIFEKALAVYGPEIKGKTFKVRVKRSGKHEFRSIDVERYVGGGLNQHAEAAGVDVHNPEVYVDLEIRNDTLYVVTAIYKGLGGFPLGTQDATLSLISGGFDSIVASYMSMRRGCKTHFLFFNLGGHAHEIGVKQVALYLWQKFGSSARVKFITIPFDEVVGEILQSVHHSHMGVVLKRMMMRAGEKVADKMKIEALVTGESIAQVSSQTLPNLAIIDAATSKLVVRPLVTMDKQDIIDITRQIGAYDFAKNMPEYCGVISDRPTTCAKKERVEEEESDFDYEVLERALERRQVISIDEIVEDVNIHAEVEALTKVQPNQVVVDIRAPHEQEKKPLNIPGCEIRLIPFFALGAEAEQFSEEKEYLLYCEKGVMSQMHAHQLQERGLSNVKVYRPGNSD from the coding sequence ATGAAGTTCTCAATTCGTTTGTTTCCTGAAATTACCATTAAAAGCCGTCCTGTGCGTAAGCGCCTGATTCAGCGTCTGCAAAGTAATTTGCAGAATATGCTGCGTCGCATCGACGAAGAGATCAAAGTTCGCGGACAGTGGGATAAGCTGGATGTGGAGTGTGGTAAAGCAGATGAGTCTAAGCGTGAAGATGTGATCGATCTGCTCAGCCGTACGCCGGGTATTCACAGCTTCATCGAAGTGACTGATTACCCGCTGGGTGACTTTCACGATATCTTCGAGAAAGCACTGGCGGTCTATGGGCCTGAGATTAAGGGTAAGACCTTCAAGGTTCGGGTTAAGCGTTCCGGTAAGCATGAGTTTCGATCCATTGATGTTGAGCGTTATGTCGGCGGCGGTCTGAACCAGCATGCTGAAGCGGCCGGGGTGGATGTGCATAACCCGGAGGTTTATGTTGATCTGGAGATCCGTAACGACACGTTGTACGTGGTGACGGCGATTTACAAAGGATTGGGTGGTTTCCCGCTGGGTACGCAGGACGCTACCCTGTCTCTGATCTCCGGCGGTTTTGATTCTATCGTCGCCAGCTACATGTCGATGCGCCGGGGCTGTAAAACGCATTTCCTGTTCTTTAACCTCGGTGGTCACGCCCATGAGATTGGTGTGAAGCAGGTTGCCCTCTACCTCTGGCAGAAGTTCGGTTCATCGGCCCGGGTTAAGTTTATTACTATTCCTTTTGATGAGGTGGTGGGTGAGATTCTGCAGTCGGTTCATCACTCTCATATGGGTGTGGTTCTGAAGCGGATGATGATGCGTGCCGGCGAAAAAGTCGCAGATAAAATGAAGATTGAGGCGCTGGTGACCGGTGAAAGTATTGCTCAGGTATCCAGCCAGACATTGCCTAATCTGGCGATCATTGACGCTGCGACCAGTAAACTGGTTGTGCGCCCGCTGGTGACAATGGACAAGCAGGACATCATCGATATTACCCGTCAGATCGGTGCTTATGATTTTGCTAAAAATATGCCGGAGTACTGCGGTGTGATCTCTGACCGCCCGACCACCTGTGCGAAAAAGGAGCGGGTCGAAGAGGAAGAGTCAGATTTCGATTACGAGGTGCTGGAGCGTGCGCTTGAGCGGCGTCAGGTGATCAGTATCGATGAGATCGTTGAAGACGTGAATATTCATGCTGAGGTTGAAGCGCTGACTAAAGTGCAGCCCAATCAGGTGGTAGTGGATATTCGTGCGCCCCATGAGCAGGAGAAAAAACCGCTGAATATTCCGGGCTGTGAGATCCGTCTGATTCCGTTCTTTGCGCTGGGTGCAGAAGCGGAACAGTTTTCAGAAGAAAAAGAGTATCTGCTCTACTGTGAAAAGGGTGTGATGAGCCAGATGCATGCCCACCAGTTGCAGGAGCGCGGCCTGTCAAATGTAAAAGTCTATCGCCCGGGTAATAGCGACTAA
- a CDS encoding aspartate kinase translates to MALFVQKYGGTSVGSVERIEAVADKVRGFRQQGHDIVVVVSAMSGETNRLIGLAKDIQDTPSPREMDVLVSTGEQVTIALLCMALQKRGVPARSYTGSQVKILTDSAHTKARIQDIEVSSMQADLKAGRVIVVAGFQGVDPEGNITTLGRGGSDTTGVALAAALKADECQIYTDVDGVYTTDPRVVEGAKRLEQITFEEMLEMASLGSKVLQIRAVEFAGKYKVPLRVLSSFTEGPGTLITIEDDSTMEKPVISGIAFNRDEAKLTVVGVPDVPGVASRILGPVSRANIEVDVIVQNVAADNTTDFTFTVHRNDYDATEKVLQQVAQELGARGVAGDNKIAKVSIVGVGMRSHAGVASKMFDALAEENINIQMISTSEIKVSVVIAEKYLELAVRALHSAFDMDANDSVSE, encoded by the coding sequence ATGGCGCTCTTTGTACAGAAATATGGCGGTACCTCGGTTGGCAGTGTAGAGCGGATCGAGGCGGTGGCAGACAAAGTCCGGGGCTTCAGGCAGCAAGGGCATGATATTGTCGTTGTGGTATCAGCGATGAGTGGTGAAACTAATCGCCTGATCGGTTTGGCTAAAGATATCCAGGATACGCCCAGCCCGCGTGAGATGGATGTGCTGGTTTCCACCGGGGAGCAGGTGACCATCGCATTGCTCTGTATGGCGCTTCAGAAGCGCGGAGTGCCTGCGCGTTCCTATACCGGTTCTCAGGTCAAAATTCTGACCGACAGCGCACATACCAAGGCGCGCATTCAGGATATTGAGGTATCGTCTATGCAGGCGGATCTCAAAGCCGGGCGCGTCATTGTAGTGGCGGGTTTTCAGGGGGTTGACCCTGAAGGCAATATCACCACCCTTGGTCGTGGCGGTTCTGATACCACCGGTGTCGCTCTGGCCGCAGCGCTAAAGGCGGATGAGTGCCAGATCTATACTGATGTAGATGGGGTGTATACCACCGATCCGCGTGTGGTTGAGGGCGCTAAGCGTCTGGAGCAGATTACCTTTGAGGAGATGCTGGAAATGGCCAGTCTCGGTTCTAAGGTGCTGCAGATCCGTGCAGTTGAATTTGCAGGGAAATACAAGGTACCGCTTCGGGTGCTTTCGAGTTTTACGGAAGGGCCGGGTACGCTGATCACCATAGAGGATGATTCGACGATGGAAAAACCAGTAATTTCTGGTATTGCGTTTAACCGGGATGAGGCCAAACTGACTGTGGTGGGTGTGCCGGATGTACCGGGTGTTGCCTCACGTATTCTGGGGCCGGTCAGTCGCGCTAATATTGAAGTCGATGTGATCGTTCAGAATGTCGCGGCTGATAATACCACTGATTTCACTTTTACCGTGCATCGTAACGACTATGATGCGACTGAGAAAGTGTTGCAGCAGGTTGCGCAAGAGCTCGGCGCCCGTGGTGTTGCAGGCGACAACAAAATCGCCAAAGTCTCCATTGTGGGTGTGGGCATGCGCTCTCATGCGGGTGTCGCCAGTAAGATGTTTGATGCACTGGCAGAAGAAAATATTAACATTCAGATGATCTCTACATCGGAGATCAAAGTGTCTGTTGTCATTGCGGAAAAATATCTTGAGCTGGCGGTGCGTGCACTGCATTCAGCGTTTGATATGGACGCTAATGACTCGGTCAGTGAATAA
- the alaS gene encoding alanine--tRNA ligase, whose amino-acid sequence MTSAEIRQAFLDYFKQQGHEVVASSSLIPANDPTLMFTNAGMVQFKDVFLGSDKRNYTRATTSQRCVRAGGKHNDLENVGYTARHHTFFEMLGNFSFGDYFKQDAIRFAWTFLTEVMGLPKERLWVTVHHSDAEAEKIWKEEIGVDPERFSKLDEDNFWSMGDTGPCGPCTEIFFDHGPEVWGGPPGSPEEDGDRYIEIWNVVFMQYNRSADGEMTPLPKPSVDTGMGLERIAAVMQNVHSNYEIDMFQNLLKATADAVGTDDLDNKSLRVIADHIRSCAFLIVDGVLPSNEGAGYVLRRIIRRAVRHGNKLGATGAFFNTLVAALVKEMGEAYPELTEKQAQVERVLLKEEEQFAKTLDHGMRLLQEAIDGLEGSVIPGETVFKLYDTYGFPFDLTADVAREHELSVDEAGFEREMDAQRERARAAGKFSVDYNDAIRVDGETQFTGYETLAGDSAKIVALFKAGESVEQLNAGETGLIVLDETPFYAESGGQVGDTGTLQASSGLFAVNNCTKEGKNNLHHGSVSEGVVKLGDTVSAQVDAERRQAIALNHSATHLLHEALRIVLGEHVQQKGSLNDDQRLRFDFSHFEAMTAEQIAEVETIVNDQIRANSAVETEIMELEAAKAKGAAALFGEKYEEQVRVLSMGGDFSVELCGGTHAARTGDIGLLKIVSEGGVAAGVRRIEAVTGAGALAWLNETDSALGQVSALVKGSRDTVVEKVKGLSDRNRQLEKELEQLKAKLAAAAGSDLISSAVEVKGIKVLAAKLDGVEPKALRDTVDQMKNKLGSGVVVLATVADDKIALAAGVTKELTGQVRAGDLIKDLTARLGGKGGGRPDFAQGGGTDMAALPAALDAVAGLVDSAL is encoded by the coding sequence ATGACAAGTGCCGAAATTCGCCAGGCTTTTCTAGATTACTTCAAACAGCAGGGACACGAGGTTGTCGCGAGCAGCTCGCTGATACCCGCCAATGACCCGACCCTGATGTTCACAAACGCCGGTATGGTGCAGTTCAAGGATGTATTCCTGGGCAGCGATAAGCGTAACTATACCCGTGCTACAACGTCGCAGCGTTGTGTCCGTGCTGGTGGTAAACATAACGACCTGGAAAACGTGGGTTATACCGCTCGTCACCATACCTTCTTTGAAATGCTGGGCAACTTCAGCTTTGGCGATTACTTTAAGCAGGATGCGATCCGTTTTGCCTGGACATTCCTCACAGAAGTGATGGGCCTGCCAAAAGAGCGGCTCTGGGTCACTGTGCATCATTCTGATGCGGAAGCAGAGAAGATCTGGAAAGAAGAGATCGGTGTTGATCCTGAGCGTTTCTCTAAACTGGACGAGGACAACTTCTGGTCTATGGGGGACACAGGGCCATGTGGTCCATGTACCGAGATTTTCTTTGATCACGGTCCTGAAGTCTGGGGTGGCCCTCCGGGCAGCCCGGAAGAGGACGGCGATCGTTACATCGAGATCTGGAATGTTGTATTCATGCAGTACAACCGCAGTGCCGATGGTGAGATGACGCCTCTGCCAAAACCTTCTGTGGATACTGGCATGGGTCTGGAGCGTATTGCTGCAGTGATGCAGAACGTACACTCCAACTACGAAATTGATATGTTCCAGAATCTGCTGAAAGCGACTGCTGACGCAGTAGGCACTGATGATCTGGATAATAAATCACTGCGCGTGATTGCTGACCATATCCGCTCCTGTGCATTCCTGATTGTTGATGGTGTGCTGCCATCCAATGAAGGTGCAGGTTATGTATTGCGTCGCATTATCCGTCGTGCGGTTCGTCATGGTAATAAGCTGGGGGCAACCGGTGCGTTCTTTAACACGCTGGTAGCTGCGCTGGTAAAAGAGATGGGCGAGGCCTATCCGGAACTGACAGAGAAACAGGCCCAGGTAGAGCGGGTTCTGCTGAAAGAGGAAGAGCAGTTCGCGAAAACGCTGGACCATGGTATGCGCCTGCTGCAGGAAGCGATTGATGGCCTTGAAGGCAGTGTTATTCCGGGAGAAACCGTCTTCAAACTGTATGATACGTATGGTTTCCCGTTTGACCTGACAGCAGACGTGGCGCGTGAGCATGAGCTGAGCGTTGATGAAGCAGGTTTTGAACGCGAGATGGATGCTCAGCGCGAGCGTGCCCGCGCTGCAGGTAAATTCTCTGTAGATTATAACGATGCGATCCGTGTGGACGGCGAAACGCAGTTCACCGGTTATGAAACGCTGGCGGGCGACAGTGCGAAAATCGTCGCCCTGTTTAAAGCCGGCGAATCGGTTGAGCAGTTGAATGCAGGTGAAACCGGTCTGATCGTACTGGACGAAACGCCGTTCTACGCCGAGTCCGGCGGTCAGGTCGGTGATACCGGAACTTTGCAGGCCTCTTCAGGTCTCTTTGCAGTGAATAACTGCACCAAAGAGGGCAAGAATAATCTGCATCACGGCAGTGTGTCAGAGGGTGTAGTGAAACTGGGCGATACGGTGTCTGCACAGGTTGATGCAGAACGTCGTCAGGCGATTGCGCTGAACCACTCCGCAACACACCTGCTGCATGAAGCGCTGCGGATCGTGCTCGGCGAACATGTTCAGCAGAAAGGCTCACTGAATGATGACCAGCGTCTGCGTTTTGACTTCTCTCACTTTGAAGCGATGACGGCTGAGCAGATCGCAGAAGTTGAAACCATTGTGAATGATCAGATTCGTGCCAACTCCGCAGTAGAGACTGAAATCATGGAGCTGGAAGCTGCGAAAGCGAAAGGCGCGGCGGCTCTGTTCGGTGAAAAATACGAAGAACAGGTGCGTGTACTCTCCATGGGTGGCGACTTCTCGGTCGAGCTCTGTGGTGGTACCCACGCCGCACGTACCGGTGATATTGGGCTGCTGAAAATTGTATCTGAGGGTGGTGTGGCCGCGGGTGTACGTCGTATCGAGGCCGTCACCGGTGCCGGTGCTCTGGCCTGGCTGAATGAAACCGATTCGGCGCTGGGTCAGGTCAGTGCTCTGGTAAAAGGTTCCCGTGACACGGTTGTTGAAAAAGTGAAAGGTCTGTCGGACCGCAACCGTCAGTTAGAGAAAGAGCTTGAGCAACTGAAAGCGAAGCTGGCGGCGGCTGCCGGATCTGACCTGATCAGCTCAGCGGTTGAAGTGAAAGGCATTAAAGTGCTGGCGGCTAAGCTCGATGGAGTGGAGCCTAAAGCGTTGCGCGATACAGTCGATCAGATGAAGAATAAGCTGGGTAGCGGCGTGGTTGTGCTGGCAACGGTTGCCGATGACAAAATTGCTCTGGCTGCCGGTGTGACTAAAGAGCTGACCGGTCAGGTACGGGCCGGTGATCTGATTAAAGATCTGACGGCACGTCTGGGTGGTAAAGGTGGCGGTCGTCCTGACTTTGCTCAGGGCGGCGGCACGGATATGGCTGCACTGCCCGCTGCGCTGGATGCGGTGGCAGGCCTGGTTGATAGCGCGCTTTAA